The genomic region GCGTTACTAAGTGCACTCCACTTAACCATTGTCTCTTCCCATAGGTGTAGGAGGTGGGGGGGTGGTgacaccaaatttgcccgaatttcagaaacccccatgactctttaaattaccatatatttatattggtgaccaaatagcggtttgattgtttacattaattgcgaaaataagtctgacaacattttaggtcgttctattctgtattcagagtctacatggcccatgcctgaatttcccagcccatctgctcgaatttgagcattttgccaAGCCCAGGGGGGCGGTTGCCCCCCCCATGCCTATGTCTCTTCCTCCATAGTTCCTGGTTACTTGAGCCGTGTCCCACCTGGCCTCTGGTTTCCTTGTGTGTGCCTTCATttctcaagactggctcgggatccTCTCCATACTGCAGGAAACCCCCAGTGCAGCATCcttatttatattaaaaatattattttcttttgtactcctgtgtccagctccctgcgttTGGGTTGATAGTCCGAGCGGTTCGGTTCCACctgaacccctaaccataacacccaTTCCGTAATTGGTGCTAACACGATAGATCTTTTGTACAAATTTCAGTGTGATATTAATATTTGTGGCTCTTGGCAGCAATATTTTGATGAAGAGGTGTTCAGACTTGAACAAATTCAATAAATGTGTGCAATGAGAGATAATTGTGAGGTAAAATTGCTCAGCCAGCAAGCATGTACGGTTATAATTACACCTGTGTACAGGGTAAAGACCTGGTACTGTTTTAAACGTTATTTCTTTTCCgtgttttattctattttgttggataactttgtttttaaaagcttgtgaataaagaaatacaaaccagTTACTGTAacggtataaaaaaaaaagtccgccaaaatacaaatacaaaatacaTAGGCCCTCCTCTGCGGCTCATGTGGCGGGCTGGTTTCTGATTGGTCGGGCATACTGAACGCCTGCACTTCGGAGCTATAAAAGGAGGGTTGCGATTCTTTCTTACATGAAAAACAGTTAGTGGTAACCATGAGCGGAAGAGGAGGCGGCAAAACCGGTGGTAAAGTCAGAGCGAAGGCGAAGACTCGCTCTTCTCGGGCTGGTCTGCAGTTCCCTGTCGGTCGTGTTCACAGACTGTTGAGGAAGGGGAACTATGCGGAGCGTGTTGGTGCCGGCGCTCCCGTCTATATGGCGGCTGTGCTCGAGTATCTGACCGCTGAGATCCTCGAGTTGGCTGGAAACGCTGCCCGCGACAACAAGAAGACCCGTATCATCCCCCGTCACCTGCAGCTGGCTGTCCGCAACGACGAGGAGCTCAACAAACTGCTGGGAAAAGTGACCATCGCTCAGGGCGGCGTGCTGCCAAACATCCAGGCTGTTCTGCTGCCCAAAAAAAGCGAACCGAAGACCAAGTCCAAGTAAACCTGAACCTGCATCCACCCAAAAAAGGCTCTTTTAAGAGCCACACAATTAACTACTTAAGAATAACATTCCTGTCCTCgggctttttttttcccagtataagttcataatgaagtcataaaAGCAGTGTATATGAAACACTTTAACATTCCTAAAGAATCTTACGCTCCTCGCTGTCAAACATGCACCACGAGAAAAATTCATAATTACGTTATTACTATGTAAGAAAATATACGGCAGTATGTATATATATCTCCCTCAAGACAATTCATTGTCTCAAAGTccactattttgtttttttaaaggagaCATGTCTGATTCAAAACCATACCTtactttacacattttaattaagTCCGCCGAACTCTTCTACTTTCCAACGTTGTAAAACAAATTGTCCTCATACATGCGTTGAAAGTCACAAATTACTTTAGATTCATGCAGCTGAACgttcaaattaaattaaatcaattgaATTCAGCCTCTCAAAAAGCTGTTTTCAGAGCCAAACAAATCTGTTGATATTTGTACAGTTTAATCTAGTATAGTCAAATGAACACAAGTGAGAATATGTGGAAACCACACAAATATGTGATTAGAATTATGTGTTACaagttttaacattttaaagTGGGGTTAATTTATGGCTTTGACATTTGAAAAATGTCATTACTATTGTGAATTGTAAATGTATAAATAACGttttattaaacattttaatTTGAGAATTGCAACTCGATAAACATTTACGTTTGTCCGTCAGATGGCGCTCACTCTtcaaaaaaaataaacgcctaaAGAAGAATGTGGACACGCCTCTGTCTTCTATTACGTTCTCAGACAAGATTAAAATAAGAGCGACTTTGGCCCGTTCATCATTTTGTATTTTGTAAAGCATAGAAAAGAGACATGAGTGGACGAGGCAAAGGCGGTAAAGGACTCGGGAAAGGAGGCGCTAAGCGGCACCGTAAAGTTCTCCGTGATAACATCCAGGGAATCACCAAACCCGCTATCCGCCGTCTGGCTCGCCGCGGTGGAGTGAAGCGTATCTCCGGCTTGATCTACGAGGAGACTCGCGGTGTGTTGAAGGTGTTTCTGGAGAATGTGATCCGTGATGCCGTCACCTACACCGAACACGCAAAGAGAAAGACCGTGACCGCCATGGATGTGGTGTACGCGCTGAAAAGACAGGGCCGAACTCTGTACGGCTTCGGTGGTTAAACAATTTGTCACAACACAAAGGCTCTTTTAAGAGCCGCCCACTACTCATTAAAAGAGCCAATTGTTAATATGTATAGattaaaacaaacttttttttgcaAGTTTCCAACCTAATTCATGGATTTGAAATCCTTTTTTGAAAGGTTTATGTTCGCGTATTTCACCTATCTTTGAGTCTTGTCCACCAAGGTTTTACAGTGCGGGTTGTCTTTGTTACCAAATTATATTGCTTAACCTTAGTGTCCACAAAACAAAAAGATCTTACTATTCTACGGGTTGGAATGTTTAAATTTTTCATTCGAGACGGCGCTATCTGTAACAAAGGACAGGATGGTCTCATGATGACTCCGCTTTCATCGAATTGCAGCTGACCAATCATAGATGAGGACTGACACAGTTCTTTTTGCATATCGCTCCTTAAAGGGCGGTTTATTAAGAAACCACTGGATTAAGTCTTTACCCcatggggaaagaaaaaaaaaatccaattttttGAAACAGGAGTCTtgagaaaaaaattacattttgcatacacgagtttttatttgtatcatatttgctacattgggtgttctag from Thalassophryne amazonica chromosome 15, fThaAma1.1, whole genome shotgun sequence harbors:
- the LOC117527112 gene encoding histone H2A-like yields the protein MSGRGGGKTGGKVRAKAKTRSSRAGLQFPVGRVHRLLRKGNYAERVGAGAPVYMAAVLEYLTAEILELAGNAARDNKKTRIIPRHLQLAVRNDEELNKLLGKVTIAQGGVLPNIQAVLLPKKSEPKTKSK